In the Meiothermus cerbereus DSM 11376 genome, TCGATGCGGCGCTGGTCAACATGGCTGCAGGGCTCGACCCCAGCACGGTTATTCTTTTCGTGCAGTCACACGTGCCCGAACACACCGAGCTGGCCTGGGTTTTCAGCACCCAGACCCCCTACGGCGACCTGACCCGCATGACCCAGTTCAAGGACAAGGCGGCCAAGCTCCAATCGGTTCCGGCGGGCCTGCTGATGTACCCGGTACTGATGGCCGCCGACATCCTGCTGTACAAAGCCGATACCGTGCCGGTGGGCGACGACCAGATCCAGCACCTGGAGCTCACCCGCGAGATTGCCCGCCGCTGGAACCTGGAGTACGGCGAAACCTTCCCCGAACCCCAGGGCTACCTGAACCCCCATGCCCCCCGCGTGCCCGGCATCGACGGCAAGGCCAAGATGTCCAAAAGCGTGGGCAACACCATAGGCCTGCTAGAGGACGAGGAAAGCATCTGGGCCAAGATCCGCACCATGCCCGACGATCCAGCCCGCATCCGGCTCTCCGACCCCGGCGACCCCGAGCGGAGCGTGGTCTTTAAGTTCTTGCAGTATTTCGCCCCGCCCGAGCTGGTGCAGGTACTCCGAGAAGAGTACCGTCGGCGGGGCATCGGGACGCTGGTAGTCAAGCAGCTCTTAATGCAAGAGATGATGAAAACCTTGAGGCCCATCCGCGAGCGCGCCCAGGAGCTGCGAGCCAACCCCGACCAGGTGCTGGGGGCCCTCGAGGACGGGGCGGCCAAAGCCCGCCGCATCGCCCAGGCCACCATGGAAGAGGTACGGGACAAGTTTGGGCTGCTCAGGCCCCGCGGGCGTACATCTGCAGTGCAGGTGCAGCCCAAAGTGGCTTCCCAATAGGCCAGACCGTGATCACCCTGAGCTTTGGCAACTTTAGCGGAACCCCCCGCGAGCTTTCCGAGCAGGTGCGCAAAGGCCGGATCGCGGCCCAAGACCTGCCAGTACTGGCCCTCACCGAGCAAGCCCTGGCCCAGGTAGAAGCCCTGGGGCTC is a window encoding:
- the trpS gene encoding tryptophan--tRNA ligase, which translates into the protein MKRVFSGFQPTGDLHIGNYLGAMVNYIALGEKLGQDAIYCIVDYHAPTNPAAYDKDLLAQRTFDAALVNMAAGLDPSTVILFVQSHVPEHTELAWVFSTQTPYGDLTRMTQFKDKAAKLQSVPAGLLMYPVLMAADILLYKADTVPVGDDQIQHLELTREIARRWNLEYGETFPEPQGYLNPHAPRVPGIDGKAKMSKSVGNTIGLLEDEESIWAKIRTMPDDPARIRLSDPGDPERSVVFKFLQYFAPPELVQVLREEYRRRGIGTLVVKQLLMQEMMKTLRPIRERAQELRANPDQVLGALEDGAAKARRIAQATMEEVRDKFGLLRPRGRTSAVQVQPKVASQ